Below is a window of Macadamia integrifolia cultivar HAES 741 chromosome 8, SCU_Mint_v3, whole genome shotgun sequence DNA.
gtccagggggtggcgttgaataacaaccgaagttcaggggatggcaatgcaattttctcatttatttatttttattggttttatatgaccatttttcttttacattAATTTTACTAGAATACctttaccaaaattttttttttttaccagaaTACAAACAAGACCATAAAACCCCGAATTTCTAAATAACGAAAGGGTAAGAAATCCTCTATACACATTTCATATCTTATATTTTGGTGAGAAAAAAAGCAATAAGAAAGGAACAAATAGACGTAGGACCACTTTTACATGAATTTTACCCAAAAACTAATAAAACCATATAACCCCGAATTCCTAACTAATAAAAAGGTTTAGAGATactctctttatctcttttaACACACACACTTAACATATCTTATATTTTGTTGGGaaataaaacaataataaagGGACAAACAAGCTTAGGACCATATCATATCGTTAGgttattaaaaattataaacaaaaaaaaatatataatacatCATCTGTAAGATACTATGAACATGTCACATTCGTACATAACATTATTTCTTGTATACAAACATAATTTTATGTAGGGGTGGGTTTGCTACTGTATAGCCTTAAAGGAAGCCATCCATGTTCCACCTTTTATAATTGGATCCGAATCAATTAATCAAAATTGTGGTTAAATAAACCTTAAAATCGATTCGATGTCAAACATGGCCGATTTTGATCTGAGTCAAGTGATTCAACCAGTTCGATTCTGATCTTAAAATCCTGAATTGCCACCAGCCTAAGGAAGGCTGACTTTGTACGACACTTGAGTCCTTGACAAAtgataaaatgtgatttgaGTGCCTTGTTATACTTGTATTATGCATATCATACTATATAACGAAGGATGAGAAAACAAGGAATAGATGGATATCCAAAAGGAGGAGGCTCTTGCAAGCAACCCTTGGCCTTTTGGCTAAAGATCAAGGGTAATCAATTTAACATTGgcattaaattattatttttgcttGAGGACTGGCCTATCAGGTTTGACCCCccattcaaaaaaaaagaatgacccACTTTGTGATACCTTCTGCAACATTCTCATACCACCATCCAAGGGGTGTGGTCCCATATTAGTTCGGATAGTCCTCGTTTGTGGTGTTTCAGTCACTTTTGACTATTACTGTATGTGCCACTAAATGTATGAAGAAGTGGATCACTCTTCAAAAATACCGTAAATTCATTGGAACCTTATCATTGGTTCATTTGTCAGTGGGACTCAATAGCAAATGGAGGCTCGAAAGATTTACTTGAGCGAGCAAGAGGTCATCGTCTAGAGAGGATCTGGCCTTGTTTGATATCTGACTTAAATGGTAGGCTTATGGGGTCCTTATATACATGCCGGATTTGGATCGGTGTTGGAGAGGTTACGGTGAGAAGATAGATAGAAAACATGCAAGAGAGAGTAACACGAAACTGGTAATTGGTATCTCTCCAGCACCGGGATCCTAATCCTACGTGGCCAGTGCATTGCATCACTGCACCACGTACGCGTAAACGTGCTTGAAAAACGAttgcatagaaaaaaaaaatcctttttttacGTGAATAAGGACGTTTTAAATAAGAATTACGGAACATATTTTTAAACGTGCACACAAGAAAAGCATAGCTTTTTCAAAAAGCGTTGTACTTAAAATTCGGTGCTTATATGCGCCATTGGTACAAATTTCTCCCGCCAAGCAGCCATTAGAGTCGATCTACCTAGGATATCAATTATATCAAACTGGTTGCGGTATATAAGGGTCTGTGATTTCGTGTAATGCTAAATACTTCAACAATGGAGCTTCCCGTCATAGATCTATCTCCATACCTGGAGCTCTCTGCTAAATCTACCGGATCTACAGCAAATCTAGAGAACAAATCCGATCCCCAATTGAAGGACCTGTGCTTCGAGGTCAGTCGAATCCTGCGAGAAACTGGAGCTTTACTCGTGAAGGATCCCAGATGTACTGCAGCAGACAACGATCGGTTCCTTGACATGATGGAGAAGTACTTTGAGAAACCCGACGAATTCAAGCGCCTCCAAGAGCGTCCTCATCTGCATTACCAGGTTTCGATGAACAACCACaaaattctcttttcttcccctttattttattCGGCATTTTCTAATATATCATTTACCTTGCTGgtttccttcccttcctcccctttctGTTTCGTTAATTTGATTGAAATATGAGTGTTACTGAACTAGGGTTTCGCTGATCTGAAGTTGACCAATATATAAGCTTTTTTGGAATTCGCGAGTTAGTTGCTTCTAGGAAGGCTAGTTGCCTTCTCTTCTATGGTTTCTTTCCGTACACCCGCCTCCTCCcctgaagaagaagagaccAAACTActgttctttcccttttttatgtATTAAGCTAATCGTGGTAGTATCCATTGGCGATCACAAATGGGTTATGGAAGCTCTTATTGTCCAAATTTATTGGCTTTATGTATTAATTTCAGTTTGATGTGGATCTCATCCTAATGATCATCGATTTTAACATTATTTTCTAGCCATATGCGCTGTATTTGTTGAAGTTAATCTGTGCGTCATCATGAGTCAAATTTAAAAGATGCTGGTTGTGGATAATTCTCCTCTTGTAATGTATTGTGGTAGTGATAACACATATTCTGCATGTAGTTCGTAAGATCAATCATTGCTTTAGTTGTTAAAAAAGTAACACATTCTGCATGCAGGCTGTAAGATCAATCATTGCTTTAGTTGTTGAAAAAGTAATCCACATGCCGGCAGTTTCCGCTCTACTCTTTGCTCCCTTTTACCTAGCTACTGAGATGCTTGAACTAAGCAACATAATTACAGACTTTTCTTCTTAATTGTTTAACATAATTGGAGATTCTTTGTTGCTGTGGTTATTATCATTTTCTCAGTCAAATAGCCAAATGAATTGGTTCACTTATTATGGATTTTTGGTTGATTTTACTCCAATTGAGCATCTTATTTGTAAAATCTCCAAATGGGACCCATGCCAATATTTCCTTGACCATAACCTTGCTTCGTTCAACAATCGGTCAAAGTTTGCAGCAACACTGTCAAGCCATAGTCTTCACAAACTCTGATAGTTTCTTCCGCACACCACTATGGGCTCGGTGATCATCCTCCGACAGAGTACAAGACATTAGTTCCTATCAATTGACACCAAGACCAAATTTGTGTGAGAAACTCCGATTCTCAAAGACATGCTTTTTCCCATccttggggggtgggggtgagtTTCCTATATGTCCCAATTTTTCACATAGGAGGCTTTCAGAAGTTGTTTCATGCAAAAATTCACTTCATTACTTCAAATGCCACATTGAATATAAATGTTTATGAAGAGTCTTTTCCAGAACAAAGTTCAATTAGGTAAGTCAAAAAGGGCCCTGCTCATAGTTATTAAGCCTGCACTCTATATTACTTGTGCTTCGTCTTAATTATGTTTCTTACTTTAGAGCCTGATTTTTCCATCTGAATGTACACCCTTTATCTGTTTGTTATTCCCTTTTATTTTGTATTGATTCCTGCCCTGCACTCCCATAAGAAAAGACTGGTTTAATACTAGTTGGTGAGCCATAGAAAATGTTCATATTTTATGAAAATGAAGATAACCTTCTCCCCGTGAGTGCTAACAGAAGCaaggtttctttattttcatcacttGGTAGAGAGTACATATAAATGTTATTTTAAGGGTTTTATTGTAGCATGAAATAACAGGTTGGTGTAACTCCGGAAGGAGTGGAGGTTCCAAGAAGTTTGGTAGATGAGGAAATGCAGCAAAACTTAAAAGCAATGCCCAAGGAATATCAGCCAAATACTCCTGTGGGACCTGACCCTAAATGGCGATACATGTGGAGAGCTGGCCCTCGGCCATCTAATACCCGTTTTAaggtctctctttctctccccacGTTCCTTCAGATTCAGTTTGGTTTGAATGGTTTGAATAATTCTTGTTGTTCCTTTATGTAGGAACTGAATTCTGAACCTGTTATACCTGAAGGTTTTCctgaatggaaagaaatcatggATTCATGGGGCTACAAAATGATTTCTGCAATTGAGGTGAAAAATCACTATCCCTTATAAATTTGCTCCCCCTTCCTGTTTATGCAGTTGGTCTACTTAAATTACTGATTCAATTTCTTGTTCAGGCTGTTGCTGAAATGGCAGCAATTGGCTTTCAGCTGCCAAGTAATGCATTCACTTCTCTTATGAGCCAGGTAACTAAATAGAACAATTGAGGCTATCTGATTTCACGTATGTCTTTCCATCTGCTTGTGTTATTTTAACAAGTATGACTGAACTTCTAAAACTCCCAGAGATGTTACATAAATCATTGTTTGGATGCAAATCCACCCGAACTTTTCACACTGCTGATATACACGTACAGTCAACCCTAACAAATTCACAAACTGTTTTCTTCATGCTTTATGATTTTGTATGATTTCGTTTTGAGGTTTAACCACTTTCTTTTTAGGTCCTGCAGTAATCCTTGCACCTGCATGGCTGCATGTGATTTCTGTGTCTAATGCCTCAAAAACAGGAAGAGAAATATATTACTTCTCTTTCTCTGACAATGTCATTCTGGTATTTAGCTTCTTTAATATCTCTGCAACAATATGATTGGAATAAGATTGATGCTGATTTTAATGAATGATGGTGAGTGTTTCTTTGTCTAAAAATATAAGAGTTGGAAGAGGAAATATTCACAAAGCACAGTCAGATTTGCATACAACGACTCTCAAAAATTTATCAGCTTTAGTTTCATTTGAACTTATTATTCCAAGGTGCATTGCAATTATCATTTCATTTTGGGAGAAAAAGGCATGTATTTTCTTACAGTGTTCATTCTTTTCTTATAATACCAGGGACCTCATCTGCTTGCTCCTACAGGAAGTGACCTTCAACGTTATGGCCAGGCGGGAAATGTGTTTGCTGGATATCACTATGACCTTAACTTCTTAACCATCCATGGCAGGAGCAGATTCCCTGGTCTTAACATTTGGTTAAGAAATGGGGAAAAAGTTGAAGTTAAGGTTCCTGTTGGGTGTCTCCTCATCCAGACAGGAAAGCAGGTGAGGCTGTAACAAACTGGTGTTTAGTGGTTGGTCTCAAATGACTAAATTGTAGTTGCGATGTAGTGGTAAGTAGCAAGCCAAAAATGCTGGATTGATAACCACcaagaaagaaattcagaaTATAATAGATTTTGGAAATGGGATTTATGTCCATGCATGGAGGTGGGATTTCTGATTCCTAGAGAAGAATCATTGCTGTTTGAAGTCACATGCGTGTGTTTCCATCAGTTA
It encodes the following:
- the LOC122087226 gene encoding uncharacterized protein LOC122087226 isoform X2, which encodes MLNTSTMELPVIDLSPYLELSAKSTGSTANLENKSDPQLKDLCFEVSRILRETGALLVKDPRCTAADNDRFLDMMEKYFEKPDEFKRLQERPHLHYQVGVTPEGVEVPRSLVDEEMQQNLKAMPKEYQPNTPVGPDPKWRYMWRAGPRPSNTRFKELNSEPVIPEGFPEWKEIMDSWGYKMISAIEAVAEMAAIGFQLPSNAFTSLMSQGPHLLAPTGSDLQRYGQAGNVFAGYHYDLNFLTIHGRSRFPGLNIWLRNGEKVEVKVPVGCLLIQTGKQLEWLTAGECIAGMHEVVVTNRTIEAIRLAQQQNRSLWRVSSTVLNDASMKPNSEIGCWRSCQCLRKLLELQTAGIRLSVEPSD
- the LOC122087226 gene encoding uncharacterized protein LOC122087226 isoform X1 yields the protein MLNTSTMELPVIDLSPYLELSAKSTGSTANLENKSDPQLKDLCFEVSRILRETGALLVKDPRCTAADNDRFLDMMEKYFEKPDEFKRLQERPHLHYQVGVTPEGVEVPRSLVDEEMQQNLKAMPKEYQPNTPVGPDPKWRYMWRAGPRPSNTRFKELNSEPVIPEGFPEWKEIMDSWGYKMISAIEAVAEMAAIGFQLPSNAFTSLMSQGPHLLAPTGSDLQRYGQAGNVFAGYHYDLNFLTIHGRSRFPGLNIWLRNGEKVEVKVPVGCLLIQTGKQLEWLTAGECIAGMHEVVVTNRTIEAIRLAQQQNRSLWRVSSTLFAHIASDAVLKPLGHFADSSLAGKYSPICAGEFVEKELAVINLKGKKEEH
- the LOC122087226 gene encoding uncharacterized protein LOC122087226 isoform X3 → MLNTSTMELPVIDLSPYLELSAKSTGSTANLENKSDPQLKDLCFEVSRILRETGALLVKDPRCTAADNDRFLDMMEKYFEKPDEFKRLQERPHLHYQVGVTPEGVEVPRSLVDEEMQQNLKAMPKEYQPNTPVGPDPKWRYMWRAGPRPSNTRFKELNSEPVIPEGFPEWKEIMDSWGYKMISAIEAVAEMAAIGFQLPSNAFTSLMSQGPHLLAPTGSDLQRYGQAGNVFAGYHYDLNFLTIHGRSRFPGLNIWLRNGEKVEVKVPVGCLLIQTGKQLEWLTAGECIAGMHEVVVTNRTIEAIRLAQQQNRSLWRVSSTNVSAG